One region of Limnospira fusiformis SAG 85.79 genomic DNA includes:
- a CDS encoding IS630 family transposase (programmed frameshift): MPAPYSYDLRQKVIDAIELDGMPKTEASQVFHVSRNTINLWLQRKAQTGDFLPKPHHRPGNNHKITDWQKFKAFAQEHGDKTAAQMAELWDDDISPRTISRALKKIGFTRKKTYGYQERWKQQREEFMAQIEQMEPEEVVYLDEAAMNSQDSDYPYGYCEEGKRFHALKSGKRQGRVSMIAAWCHQQLLAPFSFEGCCNRTVFELWLEFILIPTLKPGQTLVLDNATFHKGGRIAELVEAAQCRLLYLPPYSPDLNKIEKCWSWLKARIRHAREQFDSLHDAMDSVLKAAS; encoded by the exons ATGCCAGCCCCCTATAGTTACGACCTCAGACAAAAAGTTATTGATGCCATTGAACTAGACGGTATGCCCAAAACAGAAGCCAGTCAAGTTTTCCATGTCAGCAGGAACACCATTAATCTCTGGCTGCAAAGAAAAGCACAGACCGGAGACTTCCTCCCTAAACCTCATCACCGACCTGGCAATAACCACAAAATTACCGACTGGCAGAAATTCAAGGCTTTTGCCCAAGAGCATGGCGACAAAACAGCAGCTCAAATGGCTGAACTTTGGGATGACGACATCTCTCCTCGCACCATATCCAGAGCCTTGAAGAAAATTGGCTTCACCAGAAAAAAAACTTACGGCTACCAAGAACGTTGGAAGCAACAGCGAGAGGAGTTTATGGCTCAGATTGAACAGATGGAGCCGGAAGAAGTGGTCTACCTCGATGAAGCCGCCATGAATAGTCAGGACTCGGATTACCCTTATGGTTACTGCGAGGAAGGAAAACGCTTCCATGCACTCAAATCAGGGAAGAGGCAGGGCAGGGTAAGTATGATAGCCGCATGGTGTCATCAACAACTCTTAGCTCCCTTTAGCTTTGAGGGTTGTTGTAATCGGACAGTGTTTGAGTTGTGGTTGGAGTTCATCTTAATTCCAACATTGAAGCCAGGTCAGACTCTAGTATTGGACAATGCAACGTTTCATAAAGGGGGACGGATTGCTGAACTGGTGGAGGCAGCTCAATGCCGTTTACTCTATCTTCCGCCTTATTCGCCAGACCTCAACAAGATAGAGAAATGTTGGTCGTGGCTGAAAGCCCGTATTCGCCAC GCACGTGAGCAGTTTGATTCTCTCCATGATGCCATGGATTCCGTTCTCAAAGCTGCGTCCTAA
- the clpB gene encoding ATP-dependent chaperone ClpB, giving the protein MQPTDPSKFTEKAWQALAQTPDIVKQAQQQQIETEHLMKALLEQDGLANSLFNKAGISVAKVRESTENFINRQPKIKGNSTNVYLGRTLDTLLDNAEAYRQQYGDEYISVEHLLLAYTKDARFGKTLYQEFRLDEAKLQQIITQIRGNQTVTDQNPEGKYEALEKYGRDLTEAARMGKLDPVIGRDEEIRRTIQILSRRTKNNPVLIGEPGVGKTAIAEGLAQRIIAGDVPQSLQERKLIALDMGSLIAGAKFRGEFEERLKAVLKEVTDSEGKIILFIDEIHTVVGAGATQGAMDAGNLLKPMLARGELRCIGATTLDEYRKYIEKDAALERRFQQVYVDQPNVVDTISILRGLKERYEVHHGVKISDSSLVAAATLSTRYISDRFLPDKAIDLVDEAAAKLKMEITSKPEELDEIDRKILQLEMEKLSLQKESDTASQERLERLEKDLANLKEEQRTLSAQWESEKNTITHIQSLKEEIDRVNIEIQQAERNYDLNRAAELKYGTLEALKKQLHQAESQLQDTQTGGKTLLREEVTESDIAEIISKWTGIPISKLVESEKEKLLHLEDELHQRVVGQDEAVTAVADSIQRSRAGLSDPNRPVASFIFLGPTGVGKTELAKALASYLFDTEEAIVRVDMSEYMEKHSVSRLLGAPPGYVGYDEGGQLTEAIRRRPYAVILFDEIEKAHPDVFNVMLQILDDGRVTDAQGRTVDFKNTIIIMTSNIGSQYILDIAGDDSRYEEMRHRVMDSMRSAFRPEFLNRIDEIIIFHSLKPHQLREIVLLQLGNLSQRLEQHKMSLKLSESALDYLADVGFDPVYGARPLKRAIQQELETQIAKGILRGEFNDGNTIYVDVENERLSFKKLPRELIIK; this is encoded by the coding sequence ATGCAACCCACAGATCCGAGTAAATTTACAGAAAAAGCATGGCAAGCCTTAGCACAAACTCCCGATATAGTCAAACAGGCTCAACAACAACAAATCGAAACTGAGCATTTGATGAAAGCCTTGCTAGAGCAAGATGGACTGGCTAATAGTTTATTTAACAAAGCGGGAATATCAGTAGCTAAGGTCCGGGAAAGTACGGAAAACTTTATTAATCGTCAACCGAAAATTAAAGGAAACAGCACCAACGTATATTTAGGTCGCACTTTAGATACGCTGTTAGACAACGCTGAAGCCTACCGCCAACAATATGGAGACGAATATATATCGGTTGAGCATCTGTTATTGGCTTACACTAAAGATGCTAGATTTGGTAAAACTCTCTATCAAGAATTTCGACTAGATGAAGCGAAACTTCAACAAATTATTACCCAAATTCGAGGAAATCAAACTGTGACAGATCAGAACCCGGAAGGCAAATATGAAGCCTTGGAGAAATATGGACGCGATTTAACTGAAGCGGCGCGTATGGGGAAATTAGACCCGGTAATTGGTCGGGATGAAGAAATCCGTCGCACTATTCAAATTTTGAGTCGGCGCACTAAAAATAATCCGGTTTTAATTGGGGAACCAGGAGTTGGAAAAACTGCGATCGCAGAAGGATTGGCTCAACGTATTATCGCCGGAGATGTGCCTCAATCTCTCCAAGAAAGAAAACTAATAGCACTGGATATGGGGTCACTTATTGCGGGGGCTAAGTTTCGGGGAGAATTTGAAGAACGCTTAAAAGCAGTCCTGAAAGAAGTGACGGACTCGGAAGGTAAAATCATCCTATTTATTGATGAGATTCACACCGTTGTTGGTGCGGGAGCTACCCAAGGTGCGATGGATGCGGGAAACCTCCTGAAACCTATGTTAGCTAGGGGTGAGTTGCGCTGTATTGGTGCCACAACCTTAGATGAATATCGTAAGTATATTGAGAAAGATGCAGCCTTAGAGCGACGTTTTCAGCAGGTTTACGTTGATCAGCCTAATGTGGTTGATACTATCTCGATTTTACGAGGCTTGAAAGAACGCTATGAGGTTCATCATGGGGTGAAGATTTCTGATAGTTCTTTGGTGGCGGCGGCTACTCTGTCTACTCGCTATATTAGCGATCGCTTCCTTCCTGATAAGGCGATCGACTTGGTAGACGAAGCCGCTGCTAAGTTGAAAATGGAAATCACTTCTAAGCCGGAGGAACTAGACGAAATCGACCGGAAAATCCTCCAATTAGAAATGGAAAAACTGTCTTTGCAAAAAGAAAGTGATACCGCCTCCCAAGAAAGGTTAGAACGACTGGAAAAAGACTTAGCCAACCTGAAGGAAGAACAACGCACCCTCAGCGCTCAGTGGGAGTCGGAAAAAAATACAATTACCCATATTCAGTCCCTCAAAGAAGAGATTGATCGGGTTAACATTGAAATTCAACAAGCCGAACGTAATTACGATCTCAACCGCGCTGCTGAGTTGAAATATGGGACCCTGGAAGCTCTCAAAAAACAACTCCATCAAGCTGAGTCACAATTACAAGATACTCAAACCGGAGGGAAAACTCTCCTCCGGGAAGAAGTAACCGAGTCTGATATTGCTGAAATTATCTCTAAGTGGACGGGGATTCCTATTAGTAAATTAGTCGAATCTGAGAAGGAGAAATTACTGCATTTAGAAGATGAGTTACATCAACGGGTAGTGGGACAGGATGAAGCTGTAACAGCCGTCGCTGACTCTATTCAGCGATCGCGCGCTGGTCTGTCCGACCCTAACCGACCTGTGGCTAGTTTTATCTTCCTCGGACCAACCGGAGTCGGTAAAACCGAACTAGCTAAGGCTTTAGCCTCCTACCTATTTGACACCGAAGAGGCGATCGTGCGTGTTGATATGTCTGAATACATGGAGAAACACTCCGTTTCCCGCCTTTTGGGCGCTCCTCCCGGATATGTAGGTTATGATGAGGGAGGACAACTCACTGAGGCGATCCGCCGCCGTCCCTATGCTGTCATTCTGTTTGATGAGATAGAAAAGGCTCATCCTGATGTCTTTAATGTCATGCTTCAGATTCTTGATGATGGTCGAGTGACTGATGCTCAAGGTCGTACTGTCGATTTCAAAAATACTATCATTATTATGACCAGTAACATTGGGTCGCAGTATATTTTGGATATTGCTGGCGATGATTCTCGCTATGAGGAAATGCGTCACCGGGTTATGGATTCTATGCGATCGGCTTTTCGTCCAGAGTTTCTTAATCGCATTGATGAAATTATTATTTTCCACTCTCTCAAACCCCACCAATTGCGCGAAATTGTCCTCCTACAATTAGGCAATCTTTCTCAGCGCCTAGAGCAGCATAAAATGTCCTTAAAATTGTCTGAGAGCGCCCTGGACTACCTAGCTGATGTCGGTTTTGACCCCGTTTATGGAGCCCGTCCCCTCAAACGAGCTATTCAACAGGAACTAGAAACACAAATTGCCAAAGGCATTCTTCGGGGAGAGTTTAATGATGGAAATACCATCTATGTTGATGTCGAAAATGAGCGGCTTTCTTTCAAGAAATTACCCAGAGAACTAATCATCAAGTAA
- a CDS encoding sensor histidine kinase, whose product MPQTSPKPNSSNTLTPWGLSLPFFNNLGIRQKISSGYMIVLGVAVGGVLTGFVVNTVLTNNSNKQFKINHNQAHFLINLDTNIFDLKDQQKKLVNNINNPDKILIIISQIRSEIFQLQLALNNWQEVPSTTDPKIQPDYQRLQEILQDYSSAIAVYTEEINRIFPATETGNNSPENLQIIQQSLNNFNNSPAATNLYDLSGEALRLAVNFRDRADLALVELQTGQSIARNIILISLLTAIVLGWLLAKYTGKAIADPIEKMIDIADQVGEDSDFALRIPLMEDQHTEIGKLTTTLNQLIKRVAQYTEELQKAKIAAEAANRSKSVFLANMSHELRTPLNAIIGYSEMLHEESKDLGYDDFLPDLERIQTAGKHLLDMISDILDISKIEAGHVTLYLEDFAVQQLIDDVVATATPLTEKNHNALKVKTAKDLGTMYADLPKVRQVLLNLLSNASKFTNKGTITLQVQRVTKIPNEWKKDTLNAEKFASAKTQYLVFQVKDTGIGMNKEQVKHIFKAFIQADASTTKRFGGTGLGLAISQRLCEILGGGIYVKSREGVGSTFVVWLPVHVSGQYL is encoded by the coding sequence ATGCCTCAAACCTCACCCAAACCCAATTCTTCAAATACCCTAACTCCTTGGGGGTTGTCTCTGCCGTTTTTCAATAATTTGGGAATTCGGCAAAAAATTAGTAGTGGCTATATGATTGTTCTCGGTGTAGCCGTCGGGGGTGTGTTAACCGGATTTGTAGTTAACACAGTTCTCACCAATAACAGTAATAAACAGTTTAAGATTAATCACAACCAAGCCCATTTTTTAATTAACTTAGATACGAATATTTTTGACCTAAAAGACCAGCAAAAAAAGCTGGTTAATAATATCAACAACCCCGACAAAATATTAATCATAATTTCCCAAATTAGGTCAGAAATTTTTCAATTACAACTGGCTCTGAACAATTGGCAGGAAGTGCCTAGCACCACGGACCCTAAAATCCAGCCAGACTATCAAAGATTACAAGAAATTTTGCAGGATTATAGCAGTGCGATCGCTGTATATACAGAGGAAATAAACCGCATATTTCCAGCTACAGAAACTGGTAATAATAGCCCAGAAAATCTACAAATAATCCAACAATCATTAAACAACTTCAACAACAGCCCCGCCGCCACTAACCTCTATGATTTGTCTGGGGAAGCATTGCGGTTAGCGGTTAATTTCCGCGATCGCGCCGACTTAGCCTTAGTTGAATTACAAACCGGACAAAGTATCGCTCGTAACATTATATTAATAAGTTTATTAACCGCTATAGTTTTAGGTTGGTTACTAGCCAAATATACAGGTAAAGCGATCGCCGATCCGATTGAAAAAATGATTGACATTGCTGATCAAGTAGGAGAAGATTCCGATTTTGCCCTAAGAATTCCCCTAATGGAAGACCAGCATACAGAAATCGGCAAACTCACAACCACCCTTAACCAACTAATTAAACGAGTGGCACAATACACCGAAGAACTCCAAAAAGCCAAAATTGCCGCCGAAGCAGCCAACCGATCAAAAAGCGTATTTTTAGCCAACATGAGCCATGAACTTCGCACCCCCTTAAACGCCATTATTGGCTATAGCGAAATGCTGCACGAAGAATCAAAAGATTTAGGCTACGATGATTTTTTACCCGATTTAGAGAGGATTCAAACCGCCGGGAAACACCTCTTAGACATGATTAGTGATATTTTGGATATCTCCAAAATCGAAGCAGGTCATGTCACCCTGTATCTCGAAGATTTTGCCGTACAACAATTAATTGATGATGTCGTAGCCACCGCCACCCCCTTAACCGAAAAAAATCATAACGCTCTGAAAGTCAAAACCGCCAAAGACCTCGGCACCATGTATGCCGACTTACCCAAAGTCAGACAAGTGCTATTAAACCTATTAAGTAATGCTTCCAAATTTACCAATAAAGGAACCATTACCCTGCAAGTGCAGCGAGTAACCAAAATTCCCAATGAGTGGAAAAAAGACACCTTGAATGCCGAAAAATTTGCCAGTGCTAAAACTCAGTATTTAGTTTTTCAGGTCAAAGACACAGGAATTGGTATGAATAAAGAACAGGTTAAACACATTTTTAAAGCCTTTATCCAAGCTGACGCTTCCACAACTAAACGATTTGGTGGCACTGGTTTAGGACTCGCTATCAGCCAACGACTGTGTGAGATTTTAGGCGGCGGCATTTATGTCAAAAGCCGTGAAGGAGTAGGCTCGACCTTTGTCGTTTGGCTGCCAGTCCACGTCTCTGGTCAGTATTTGTAG
- a CDS encoding DUF937 domain-containing protein, translating into MKLFDQIVGALNNPALQANINQINDLINTAQQLGVNFGGSPETTQAVMSVVGDYVRSALKEKCNQEGKESVQSFVNQYSGIQANPAVVQLLFSPQTQNRLIEAVEQRTGVNAQTIRSLLPLLVPVVLNFLQTGTNSQDPQKGENPVLTSFLDSTGDGEADIAGVLRLASSFFKR; encoded by the coding sequence ATGAAACTATTTGATCAAATTGTCGGTGCATTGAATAACCCAGCACTGCAAGCCAACATTAACCAAATTAATGATCTCATAAATACGGCACAACAGCTAGGGGTTAACTTTGGTGGGTCTCCGGAAACCACCCAGGCGGTGATGTCTGTGGTGGGGGACTATGTGCGATCGGCACTCAAGGAAAAGTGCAACCAGGAAGGCAAGGAGTCAGTACAATCCTTTGTTAATCAGTATAGTGGTATCCAAGCGAATCCTGCTGTGGTACAATTGCTATTTTCTCCCCAAACGCAAAATCGACTGATTGAAGCGGTCGAACAGCGCACCGGAGTTAATGCTCAGACTATTAGAAGTTTGCTGCCCCTATTGGTTCCTGTGGTTTTGAACTTTTTGCAAACTGGGACTAATAGCCAAGATCCACAAAAAGGCGAAAATCCGGTTTTGACGAGTTTCTTAGATAGTACCGGTGATGGAGAGGCTGATATTGCGGGTGTGCTGCGACTAGCTAGTAGCTTTTTTAAGCGCTAA
- a CDS encoding TIGR03792 family protein produces the protein MVIEWLRFKVPPTLWEAFIQKDEQVWTEGLKQFPGFIGKETWVDPKLEEVILVIRWETREQWKSIPTEALEKLDLAMGDLKMPIIESYEYQVRKFLH, from the coding sequence ATGGTGATTGAATGGTTACGGTTTAAGGTTCCCCCAACACTGTGGGAAGCCTTTATTCAGAAGGATGAACAGGTTTGGACAGAAGGACTGAAGCAGTTTCCGGGTTTTATTGGTAAGGAAACTTGGGTTGACCCCAAACTCGAAGAGGTGATCCTAGTAATTCGCTGGGAAACTCGCGAACAGTGGAAGTCCATTCCCACAGAAGCCTTAGAAAAGCTAGACCTAGCCATGGGTGATCTGAAAATGCCGATTATTGAAAGCTATGAGTATCAGGTGCGTAAGTTCCTACATTAA
- a CDS encoding nucleoside hydrolase: MTLTIKPRKILLDTDPGGDDVFALLWLQSLVSQGMAELVAVTTAEGNVEAQRTFTTASQVLAWTGMDGVTVGRGVMGVNSLVGNASHIHGDDGIGNLSDTLPPPTHNFEEALGSPQVIIDCLEKYPGEITIAAIAPLTNLAAAEQIRPGILKLAREIVIMGGSFHLGGNVTPHGEFNIIYNPEAAATVFASRHDLVMISLDVTQHLIFTPEISDRIAAVNPQSAIAEFIVDLVKFMVTTALKNRRTRGIPGFLVHDAATIAYIFYPELFKFYRAKVEIETQGISTRGLTWFDRTHKPKLDVNSWVISEVDDDMFFAILVEDLKQLIINN, translated from the coding sequence ATGACATTAACAATAAAGCCGAGAAAAATTCTCTTAGATACTGACCCAGGTGGGGATGATGTGTTCGCTTTGCTATGGTTGCAAAGTTTGGTTAGCCAAGGTATGGCTGAATTGGTGGCGGTGACAACTGCAGAAGGAAATGTGGAGGCTCAACGCACTTTTACCACGGCTAGTCAGGTTCTGGCTTGGACTGGAATGGATGGGGTGACGGTGGGTCGTGGGGTGATGGGGGTTAATTCTTTGGTGGGAAATGCTAGTCATATTCACGGGGATGATGGTATCGGGAATTTGTCGGATACTTTACCGCCGCCTACCCATAATTTTGAGGAGGCTTTGGGTTCGCCACAGGTGATTATTGACTGTTTAGAAAAATATCCAGGGGAAATTACTATAGCAGCGATCGCCCCTTTAACTAATTTAGCCGCCGCAGAACAAATACGCCCAGGTATTCTCAAGTTAGCGCGGGAAATTGTGATTATGGGGGGTTCTTTTCATTTGGGGGGAAATGTTACCCCCCATGGAGAGTTTAATATTATTTATAACCCGGAAGCGGCGGCTACTGTTTTCGCCAGTCGTCATGATTTGGTGATGATTTCCTTAGATGTTACCCAGCATTTAATTTTCACCCCAGAAATTAGCGATCGCATAGCCGCAGTTAATCCCCAAAGTGCGATCGCAGAATTTATAGTTGATTTAGTCAAGTTCATGGTAACAACCGCCTTAAAAAACCGCCGCACTCGTGGGATTCCCGGTTTTTTAGTGCATGATGCCGCTACTATCGCTTATATATTCTACCCGGAATTATTCAAGTTTTACCGGGCGAAAGTTGAGATAGAAACCCAAGGAATATCAACTCGCGGTCTCACCTGGTTTGACCGCACCCATAAACCCAAATTAGATGTTAATAGTTGGGTAATTTCCGAGGTAGATGATGATATGTTTTTTGCGATTTTAGTCGAAGACTTGAAACAATTAATAATTAATAATTAA
- a CDS encoding IS4-like element ISAtsp3 family transposase, giving the protein MNELNRLRDTLRPHLPWHGARLNFVCLFLMALFQTKTVNLMEIATVFANPVQISSNYQRLQRFFRQFKFDRAEIARFVVSLIDIPQPWTLSLDRTCWSFGQTHFNILMLAVVHEGIAFPLLWTMLDKKGNSNSGERMDLFDRFEALFPDVEVACLTADREFVGRDWLSYLLIDPEVPFRLRIRHSELISPKLGGTRRSGERMFDSLRPGEFRQLSGRRWVWGRQVYVIGSRLADSGELLILITNACPETALPDYARRWGIENLFGALKTRGFCLESTHFKDPERLSRLLALLSLAFTWAMKVGLWIHQGSPIPLKAHGRRSQSLFRTGFDFLRRTFSNLPLFSGRFHQALQLLSCT; this is encoded by the coding sequence ATGAACGAGCTTAACCGATTACGAGACACTTTGCGCCCTCACTTGCCCTGGCACGGGGCGAGATTAAACTTTGTCTGCCTGTTCCTGATGGCGCTATTCCAAACAAAGACGGTTAATCTGATGGAAATAGCGACTGTATTCGCAAATCCTGTGCAAATTTCCTCAAATTACCAGCGATTACAACGTTTTTTTCGGCAATTCAAATTTGACCGGGCAGAGATTGCCCGTTTCGTCGTTAGCCTCATTGACATTCCCCAACCTTGGACTCTTAGTCTCGACCGCACCTGTTGGTCTTTCGGTCAAACCCATTTCAACATCTTGATGTTGGCAGTCGTCCACGAGGGGATTGCCTTTCCCCTGCTGTGGACGATGCTTGACAAAAAGGGCAATAGCAACAGTGGCGAACGCATGGACTTATTCGACCGCTTCGAGGCACTATTTCCTGACGTGGAGGTGGCTTGTCTGACCGCTGACCGGGAATTTGTGGGGCGAGATTGGCTCTCGTATCTTCTCATCGACCCCGAGGTTCCTTTCCGCCTACGCATCCGCCACAGCGAGCTGATTAGTCCTAAGTTAGGAGGAACTCGGCGTAGCGGCGAACGAATGTTTGATTCTCTGCGACCCGGAGAATTTCGCCAGCTTTCGGGTCGCCGTTGGGTTTGGGGACGGCAGGTTTACGTCATTGGCTCTCGTCTGGCTGATTCGGGGGAGTTGTTGATTCTCATCACTAACGCTTGCCCCGAAACGGCCCTCCCCGACTATGCTCGGCGTTGGGGTATTGAAAACCTCTTCGGAGCCTTGAAGACTCGGGGCTTCTGTCTCGAATCGACTCACTTTAAGGACCCTGAGCGCTTGAGCCGTTTATTGGCTTTGCTTAGCCTGGCTTTTACTTGGGCTATGAAGGTGGGTTTGTGGATTCACCAAGGTTCACCCATTCCTTTGAAGGCTCACGGACGACGCTCCCAGAGTCTTTTCCGCACTGGCTTCGATTTTCTACGCCGCACTTTCTCTAATCTGCCTTTGTTTTCAGGGCGGTTTCACCAGGCTCTACAACTTTTGTCCTGTACTTAG
- the gatC gene encoding Asp-tRNA(Asn)/Glu-tRNA(Gln) amidotransferase subunit GatC, translated as MIDREEVRKVAHLARLQLQPSEEEKFTKELNGILDYFEQLKELDTEKVAPTMRAIDVSNITRPDQLEPYPNRDALLAAAPEPDGDFFRVPQILSDEN; from the coding sequence ATGATTGATCGCGAAGAAGTCCGCAAAGTGGCTCACTTAGCTCGCTTACAACTACAGCCCTCGGAAGAGGAAAAGTTTACTAAGGAATTGAATGGTATTTTGGATTACTTTGAACAACTCAAGGAGCTGGATACGGAAAAAGTCGCCCCTACTATGCGGGCGATCGATGTCAGCAATATCACCCGTCCTGATCAACTTGAACCCTATCCAAATCGCGACGCTTTACTCGCCGCCGCCCCAGAACCTGATGGGGATTTCTTCCGAGTTCCTCAAATTCTCAGCGACGAAAATTAA
- a CDS encoding photosystem I assembly protein Ycf3, translating into MPRTQRNDNFIDKTFTVAADMLLKMLPTSREAKEAFAYYRDGMSAQADGEYAEALENYYEALKLEQDPNDRSYILYNIGLIHTSNGEHDQALDYYHQAIDLNPRLPQALNNIAVIFHYRGDRAKEAGDEDAAEQAYREAAEYWKRAIRLAPNNYIEAQNWLKTTGRSDIDVYF; encoded by the coding sequence ATGCCCAGAACTCAACGTAACGATAATTTCATTGATAAGACTTTTACGGTCGCGGCTGATATGCTTCTGAAAATGCTACCTACCAGCCGGGAGGCAAAAGAAGCCTTCGCCTACTATCGCGATGGAATGTCGGCTCAAGCTGATGGAGAATATGCAGAAGCTCTCGAAAACTATTATGAGGCTCTCAAACTTGAACAAGATCCTAACGATCGCAGTTATATCCTCTATAACATTGGTTTGATTCACACCAGCAACGGCGAACATGACCAAGCACTAGATTATTACCATCAAGCAATTGATCTCAACCCCCGCCTTCCCCAGGCTCTCAATAATATTGCTGTGATTTTCCACTATCGTGGCGATCGCGCCAAAGAAGCGGGAGATGAGGATGCCGCAGAACAAGCCTATCGGGAAGCGGCAGAATACTGGAAACGCGCTATTCGTCTCGCTCCTAATAACTACATTGAAGCTCAGAACTGGCTGAAAACAACAGGCCGCAGTGATATTGATGTTTACTTCTAA
- a CDS encoding RNA-guided endonuclease InsQ/TnpB family protein has product MKLRSKKIRIYPSPELNQVWRKWLAACRYCYNQAIALSRSGKRLSKLKLRNKVMQSDLPAWVKETPGHIRQNAIFDAYLAFSASPGARFRSCRDSSQAIKFNNANFSSGSWYPRLTKGLTFMVSEAIPKTCGQGTQLVFTKGRWLAIFPEPVAVTPTDATSVIALDPGVRTFITGFDGSRFLELGSGDIGGITRLCQHLDDLMSRIAKEPCRSRRRRMRQADQRMRTKIRNLVDEAHKQIAHYLTHNYSIIFLPTFETSNMVAKVKRLIKSKTARAMLTWAHYRFKLTLRHQGEITGTTVVDVTEEYTSKTCTHCGHVHSQLGGSKVFRCPECGFTLPRDWNGAFGIFLKALRDTASVTLTGNSAIVALSGNSRINVA; this is encoded by the coding sequence ATAAAACTCAGGTCAAAGAAGATCCGGATTTACCCCAGCCCGGAGCTAAATCAAGTCTGGCGTAAATGGCTGGCTGCTTGTCGGTATTGCTACAACCAAGCAATTGCATTATCTAGGAGTGGTAAACGACTAAGCAAGTTAAAGTTACGCAATAAAGTGATGCAGAGCGACTTGCCTGCATGGGTCAAAGAAACACCCGGCCATATTCGGCAGAATGCTATCTTTGATGCCTATCTCGCCTTTTCAGCCAGTCCAGGCGCCAGGTTTAGGAGCTGTCGGGATAGTTCTCAAGCCATCAAGTTTAACAATGCTAATTTCTCTTCAGGGAGTTGGTATCCAAGACTAACGAAAGGATTAACTTTCATGGTTTCCGAAGCTATCCCTAAAACTTGCGGGCAAGGGACTCAGTTGGTGTTTACCAAAGGTCGATGGTTGGCGATTTTCCCTGAACCAGTTGCCGTTACCCCAACTGACGCTACTAGCGTAATTGCATTAGACCCGGGCGTCCGAACTTTCATAACTGGGTTTGATGGTTCACGATTTCTGGAATTGGGCTCCGGGGATATTGGAGGCATTACTAGGCTATGTCAACATTTGGATGATTTGATGAGCCGAATCGCCAAGGAACCCTGTCGTTCAAGAAGGCGACGGATGAGGCAAGCGGATCAACGAATGAGAACCAAAATCCGCAATCTAGTTGATGAAGCCCACAAACAAATTGCTCACTACTTGACTCACAACTACAGTATAATTTTTCTGCCGACCTTCGAGACTTCCAACATGGTTGCCAAGGTGAAGCGTCTAATCAAATCCAAGACTGCCCGCGCCATGCTGACATGGGCGCATTATCGATTCAAACTAACCCTGAGACATCAAGGGGAAATAACTGGAACCACAGTTGTAGATGTGACGGAAGAATACACCAGCAAAACCTGTACTCACTGTGGTCATGTGCATTCCCAGCTAGGTGGCTCAAAAGTGTTCCGATGTCCTGAGTGTGGGTTCACTCTACCCAGGGACTGGAACGGTGCTTTTGGAATCTTTCTAAAAGCTTTGCGGGATACCGCCTCTGTTACCTTAACGGGTAATAGTGCTATCGTCGCATTGTCAGGCAATAGCCGGATAAATGTCGCGTAA